A stretch of the Thiocystis violascens DSM 198 genome encodes the following:
- a CDS encoding uracil-DNA glycosylase family protein — MPESNLQNADPRARHATLVRLHADLEACRRCPGMQGPPVHSAAVLSPVMVIGQAPGTREIEQLRPFCWTAGKTLFGWFASIGLNEAACRERLLISAVCRCFPGKNPKGGDRVPDRGEVERCGGWWRAEMNLLRPRLIIPVGKLAIAQVMEFRLLNEVIGQQWPYRSKMGWTADIIPLPHPSGASTWFKMEPGRTLLAQALERIAAHPDWRGLADLDTPEPIDGRMPVAD, encoded by the coding sequence ATGCCCGAATCGAATCTCCAGAACGCCGACCCGCGCGCTCGGCACGCCACGCTCGTCCGCCTGCATGCCGACCTGGAAGCCTGCCGCCGCTGTCCCGGCATGCAGGGACCGCCGGTGCACAGCGCCGCCGTCCTCTCGCCGGTGATGGTGATCGGACAGGCTCCCGGCACCCGCGAAATCGAACAACTACGCCCCTTTTGCTGGACCGCCGGCAAGACCCTCTTTGGCTGGTTCGCGTCGATTGGCCTGAACGAAGCCGCCTGTCGCGAGCGCCTCCTGATCAGCGCGGTCTGTCGCTGTTTTCCCGGCAAGAACCCCAAGGGCGGCGACCGCGTGCCGGATCGCGGCGAGGTCGAGCGTTGCGGCGGCTGGTGGCGAGCCGAAATGAACCTGCTGCGCCCGCGTCTCATCATCCCGGTCGGCAAGCTCGCCATCGCTCAAGTGATGGAATTCAGGCTGTTGAACGAGGTGATTGGCCAGCAATGGCCCTATCGGTCAAAAATGGGCTGGACCGCCGACATCATCCCGCTGCCGCACCCCTCGGGCGCCTCCACCTGGTTCAAGATGGAGCCGGGCCGGACCCTGCTTGCACAGGCGCTGGAGCGGATTGCCGCGCATCCCGACTGGCGCGGGCTGGCGGACCTGGATACGCCCGAGCCAATCGATGGCCGGATGCCGGTCGCCGATTGA
- a CDS encoding DinB family protein: protein MIPRAPDDLKRSVVGIPVHERWVADLGIRGYASFASPASILRLFRAEAGRAIVLSRRLPREQASRIVTIRRFPGIEDSSRHWSVYMTLDHLAMVNTAITALLHAMCSGCDHEIEIQNEDVWPHADVGSDRIQALGATVERYSRLIERLGPLNARARHPHPWFGPLTARQWHALAAIHNRTHRIQIEKIVRRLN, encoded by the coding sequence ATGATCCCGCGCGCCCCGGACGATCTGAAACGATCTGTCGTCGGGATCCCCGTTCATGAACGCTGGGTCGCCGATCTCGGTATTCGGGGTTATGCGTCCTTCGCCTCGCCGGCGTCGATTCTGCGGCTGTTTCGCGCCGAGGCCGGGCGCGCCATCGTCCTGAGCCGCCGGCTTCCGCGCGAACAGGCGTCCCGGATCGTCACGATCCGGCGCTTTCCGGGGATCGAGGACAGCAGCCGGCACTGGTCCGTCTATATGACGCTGGACCATCTGGCGATGGTCAACACCGCGATCACGGCCCTGCTCCATGCCATGTGCTCCGGCTGCGATCATGAGATCGAGATTCAGAACGAGGATGTCTGGCCCCACGCGGATGTCGGCTCGGATCGGATCCAGGCTCTGGGCGCCACGGTCGAACGCTATTCGCGCCTGATCGAGCGCCTTGGCCCCCTGAACGCCCGCGCGCGACACCCGCATCCCTGGTTCGGCCCGCTGACGGCACGCCAGTGGCATGCGTTGGCGGCGATTCACAACCGCACCCATCGCATTCAGATCGAAAAGATCGTGCGACGGCTGAACTGA
- a CDS encoding NAD(P)H-binding protein produces MSQPPRPRVVVAGASGFIGTAVCRALAARHEVVALTRSPARARTPDSEGHVAWRQCDLFSARAVTASLEGAEYAIYLVHSLAPSSRLTQAQPRDMDLILADNFALAAAANGVRQILFVGGVIPDGFRISPLLWNRREVELILASRGTPVTTLRAGLVVGPGGSAPRLLVDLVRRLPLLALPSQAGSVTRPIALDDLVRALLHCLGQPETCRGAFDIGGPESLSYETMLRQTAEVLGVRRRFLRLPYLPLWLVSLTARLIGGAPSALVGPVVESLPHDIRMRDNPVQRAIDPDSQPFRAALAAALDPRSGRLRPNPRQPLRDEDRHCIREASRVRSIQRILLPPGQDAHWVAGNYFRWLGGCCWPFIETELDADGRCEVRMRFPRVTLLSLQRLDAESTPDRQIHLIVGGLLSRARGPSQARFEFHTLLGGRYTMAAIHDYQPSLPWFLYRVTQAVFHLLVMRRYQDRLARLAR; encoded by the coding sequence ATGTCGCAACCGCCGCGCCCGCGGGTCGTCGTCGCTGGTGCCAGCGGCTTTATCGGGACCGCGGTTTGCCGCGCGCTGGCCGCGCGCCATGAGGTCGTCGCGCTAACCCGTTCGCCGGCCCGGGCACGCACGCCCGACTCCGAGGGCCATGTCGCCTGGCGCCAGTGCGATCTGTTTTCCGCGCGCGCGGTCACGGCGAGCCTGGAGGGCGCCGAGTATGCGATCTATCTGGTGCACTCGCTGGCGCCCTCCTCGCGCCTGACCCAGGCCCAGCCGCGCGACATGGATCTGATCCTGGCGGACAATTTCGCCCTCGCGGCGGCGGCCAACGGGGTGCGACAGATCCTGTTCGTCGGCGGGGTGATCCCCGATGGATTCCGGATCTCGCCGCTGCTCTGGAATCGTCGCGAAGTCGAACTCATCCTGGCCTCGCGCGGCACCCCGGTGACGACGCTGCGCGCCGGGCTGGTGGTCGGGCCGGGCGGGTCGGCGCCGCGGCTGCTGGTCGACCTCGTTCGCCGCCTGCCCTTGCTGGCGCTTCCCTCGCAGGCGGGATCCGTCACCCGGCCGATCGCGCTCGACGATCTGGTGCGCGCCTTGCTGCACTGCCTGGGGCAGCCCGAGACCTGTCGCGGAGCCTTCGACATCGGCGGCCCCGAGTCGCTCAGCTACGAGACGATGCTGCGCCAGACCGCCGAGGTGCTCGGCGTGCGTCGGCGTTTTCTGCGACTGCCCTATCTGCCGCTGTGGCTCGTCTCACTGACGGCACGTCTGATCGGCGGTGCGCCGTCCGCCCTGGTCGGTCCGGTGGTCGAGAGCCTGCCGCACGATATCCGCATGCGCGACAACCCGGTCCAGCGGGCCATCGATCCCGACTCGCAGCCCTTTCGCGCGGCGCTTGCCGCCGCGCTCGATCCGCGTAGCGGTCGTTTGCGGCCCAATCCGCGTCAACCCCTGCGCGACGAGGACCGGCACTGCATCCGCGAGGCCAGTCGGGTACGCTCCATCCAGCGCATTCTGTTGCCGCCCGGTCAGGATGCGCACTGGGTTGCGGGCAACTATTTCCGCTGGCTGGGCGGCTGCTGCTGGCCCTTCATCGAAACCGAGCTGGACGCGGACGGGCGCTGCGAGGTCCGGATGCGCTTTCCGCGCGTCACCCTGCTATCGCTCCAGCGACTGGACGCGGAGAGCACGCCGGATCGTCAGATCCATTTGATCGTTGGCGGCCTGCTCAGTCGCGCGCGCGGCCCGAGCCAGGCCCGCTTCGAGTTCCACACCCTGCTCGGGGGACGCTACACCATGGCCGCCATCCACGACTATCAACCGTCGCTGCCCTGGTTTCTGTACCGCGTGACTCAGGCGGTTTTCCATCTCCTGGTGATGCGGCGCTATCAGGATCGACTGGCGCGGCTGGCCCGCTGA
- a CDS encoding glutamine--tRNA ligase/YqeY domain fusion protein: MTDAAETPRTNFIRQIVEADLASGKHDRIVTRFPPEPNGYLHIGHAKSIVLNFGLAEAFGGRCNLRFDDTNPNKENVEFVDSIQADVRWLGFDWGDRLFFASDYFEQLYAFAIELIEQGLAYVCDLSAEETRVYRGTLTEPGRDSPNRDRSMADNLDLFKRMRAGEFPDGARTLRARIDMASPNINLRDPVLYRIKHGVVHHQTGSAWCLYPTYDYTHPLSDALEGITHSLCTLEFEDHRPLYDWCIEHVSVPSKPRQIEFSRLNLEYTVMSKRRLTELVSERLVQGWDDPRMPTLAGLRRRGYTPAAIREFCERVGVTKSDNLVEMALLESAIRDDLDATVPRRMAVLRPLKVVLTNYPQDRQETMEAGNHPKDERMGSRPVPFGRAIYIDRADFAELPPKGFKRLIPGGEVRLRNAYVIRCDEIVKDAAGEVVELRATVDLDTLGKNPEGRKVKGVIHWVSVAHGIPAKVRLYDRLFRVPTPGAGGSDYRADINPDSLRVLADCVVEPALQGVQPGERFQFEREGYFVADPETTPERPVFNLTVGLRDAWGKSQP; this comes from the coding sequence ATGACCGACGCCGCCGAGACGCCACGCACCAATTTCATCCGCCAGATCGTCGAAGCGGATCTGGCTTCCGGCAAGCATGACCGGATCGTCACCCGCTTTCCGCCCGAGCCGAATGGCTATCTGCATATCGGCCACGCCAAGTCGATCGTGCTCAATTTCGGTCTCGCCGAAGCCTTCGGCGGACGCTGCAATCTGCGCTTCGACGATACCAATCCGAACAAGGAAAACGTCGAGTTCGTCGATTCCATCCAGGCCGATGTCCGCTGGCTCGGATTTGACTGGGGCGACCGGCTGTTTTTCGCCTCGGACTATTTCGAGCAGCTTTATGCCTTCGCCATCGAGTTGATCGAACAGGGTCTGGCCTATGTCTGCGATCTCAGTGCCGAGGAGACTCGTGTCTATCGCGGCACCCTGACCGAGCCGGGCCGCGACAGTCCCAACCGCGACCGTTCGATGGCGGATAATCTGGACTTGTTCAAGCGCATGCGCGCGGGCGAGTTCCCGGACGGCGCGCGCACCCTGCGCGCGCGTATCGACATGGCCTCGCCGAACATCAATCTGCGTGATCCGGTGCTTTACCGCATCAAACATGGCGTGGTCCACCACCAGACCGGCAGCGCCTGGTGTCTCTATCCGACCTACGACTACACCCACCCGCTCTCCGATGCGCTGGAAGGGATCACCCATTCGCTCTGCACCCTGGAATTCGAGGACCATCGCCCGCTCTACGACTGGTGCATCGAGCATGTCTCGGTGCCGAGCAAGCCGCGCCAGATCGAATTCAGCCGGCTGAATCTGGAATACACCGTGATGAGTAAGCGCCGACTGACCGAACTGGTGAGCGAGCGTCTGGTGCAGGGTTGGGACGATCCGCGCATGCCGACGCTGGCGGGACTGCGCCGGCGCGGTTACACGCCCGCCGCCATCCGCGAGTTCTGCGAGCGCGTCGGCGTCACCAAGTCCGATAATCTGGTCGAGATGGCCCTGCTGGAAAGCGCGATTCGCGACGATCTGGACGCCACCGTGCCGCGTCGGATGGCGGTTCTGCGTCCGCTCAAGGTGGTTCTGACCAACTATCCGCAAGATCGCCAGGAGACCATGGAGGCCGGGAACCATCCCAAGGACGAGCGCATGGGTTCCCGGCCGGTTCCCTTCGGGCGGGCAATCTATATCGACCGCGCCGATTTCGCCGAACTTCCGCCCAAGGGTTTCAAGCGGCTGATCCCCGGCGGCGAGGTGCGTCTGCGCAACGCCTACGTGATTCGCTGCGACGAGATCGTCAAGGATGCGGCGGGCGAGGTCGTCGAACTGCGGGCGACCGTCGATCTCGACACCCTGGGCAAGAATCCCGAGGGCCGCAAGGTCAAGGGCGTGATTCATTGGGTCTCGGTTGCTCACGGCATCCCGGCCAAGGTTCGGCTCTACGACCGGTTGTTTCGGGTGCCCACGCCCGGCGCCGGCGGATCGGACTACCGCGCCGACATCAATCCGGATTCATTACGGGTACTCGCCGATTGCGTCGTGGAACCCGCGTTACAAGGCGTGCAGCCTGGCGAGCGGTTCCAGTTCGAGCGCGAGGGCTATTTCGTCGCCGATCCGGAGACGACCCCGGAGCGTCCGGTGTTCAATCTGACCGTCGGTTTGCGCGATGCCTGGGGGAAAAGTCAGCCATGA
- a CDS encoding BrxE family protein has protein sequence MNRDARTVTELRILIGYLGELAPAWWSSQFFSPNAAAFLSPIFARTLFHAQCQGVTAAAARLHDEHIGVGRIYHVFRLPESVEQAVAATLTDGGFESETRPHLSSREQALERLAMLSEQQNASEGPMALGALADDLTPQIKAMAGLYFDAFSKGLKTFPYLREV, from the coding sequence ATGAATCGAGACGCCCGCACTGTCACTGAACTACGCATTCTCATCGGCTACCTTGGGGAACTGGCGCCCGCTTGGTGGTCGAGCCAGTTTTTCAGTCCGAACGCCGCCGCCTTTCTGTCGCCCATCTTCGCTCGCACACTGTTCCATGCTCAATGTCAGGGCGTAACCGCCGCAGCGGCTCGGCTGCACGACGAGCATATCGGCGTCGGACGGATCTACCATGTGTTCCGTTTGCCGGAGAGTGTTGAGCAGGCCGTCGCCGCCACGCTGACCGATGGGGGCTTCGAGTCGGAGACTCGCCCTCATCTCAGCAGCCGCGAGCAAGCGCTTGAACGGCTCGCGATGCTCAGCGAGCAGCAGAATGCGTCCGAAGGCCCCATGGCGCTGGGAGCCTTGGCTGACGATTTGACGCCGCAGATCAAGGCCATGGCCGGGCTGTACTTTGATGCTTTCTCCAAGGGGCTCAAGACCTTTCCCTATCTGAGGGAGGTTTAG
- the istA gene encoding IS21 family transposase yields MADIRRRHFVDGESVGAIARELRRSRPTVRKALTTLTEPVDRRQHPPLPKLGAFQAQLEQWLERESRFPRRQRRTAKRLFEGLQVEGYQGSDGPVQRSVTRWQVRRGSHPAITQAFVPLAFPPGETCQCEWSHEEVELGRVVQTNKVAHVRLTDSRPIFVVADPRETQEMVFDAHVRAFACFGGAPQRVVYDNLKTVVDAIFTGKDRQFNRRFLTLANHDLFEPVACTPESG; encoded by the coding sequence ATGGCCGACATTCGACGGCGTCATTTTGTCGACGGGGAGAGCGTCGGCGCGATTGCCCGTGAGCTTCGGCGCTCGCGTCCCACGGTTCGCAAAGCGCTGACTACGCTGACCGAGCCGGTCGACCGCCGCCAGCATCCGCCTTTGCCGAAACTGGGGGCGTTCCAAGCCCAGTTGGAACAGTGGCTGGAGCGCGAATCCCGCTTCCCGAGGCGTCAGCGGCGCACGGCGAAACGCTTGTTCGAGGGCTTGCAGGTCGAGGGTTACCAAGGCTCCGATGGCCCGGTACAGCGGTCTGTGACGCGCTGGCAGGTGCGGCGTGGCAGTCATCCGGCCATCACGCAAGCCTTCGTGCCGTTGGCGTTTCCGCCGGGGGAGACCTGTCAATGCGAGTGGAGCCATGAAGAGGTCGAGTTGGGCCGCGTCGTACAGACGAACAAGGTGGCGCACGTTCGCCTGACCGACAGTCGGCCAATCTTCGTGGTGGCCGATCCGCGCGAGACCCAGGAGATGGTCTTCGATGCCCATGTCCGCGCCTTTGCCTGCTTCGGCGGCGCCCCCCAGCGGGTGGTCTACGACAATCTCAAAACGGTGGTGGACGCGATCTTTACCGGGAAGGATCGCCAGTTCAACCGCCGCTTCCTGACGTTGGCCAATCACGATCTGTTCGAGCCGGTCGCCTGCACGCCGGAATCGGGTTGA
- a CDS encoding BREX system Lon protease-like protein BrxL, whose protein sequence is MHGKSNSSQPLSHRVKLHFIACLAPLIETNYNFIELGPRGTGKSYFFSDFSPYSTLISGGQATKATLFYNNQRRKIGLVGFWDTVAFDEVGGIKVKDQDIIQIMKDFMANGCFSRGVEVIADASMAFVGNLDLSVEQIVNSEVYDLFQPLPKEFDLTVQDRFATYLPGWEMPKNSSEFLTSHYGFITDYLAEAFHHQFKQSNRYEEVSQRIKLGKAVEGRDEKGIKKTVCALLKILHPDGQPTDAEFDEYVAYAVEMRRRVKEQMNKRKTDDERPLQPWRGPGERAVPWARA, encoded by the coding sequence ATGCACGGGAAGTCGAATTCTTCACAACCTCTCAGTCATCGGGTCAAGCTGCATTTCATCGCGTGTCTGGCTCCACTGATCGAGACCAACTACAACTTCATCGAGCTGGGACCGCGCGGGACTGGCAAGTCCTATTTCTTCAGCGATTTCTCGCCCTACTCGACCCTGATCAGCGGCGGCCAGGCCACCAAGGCCACGCTGTTCTACAACAATCAGCGCCGCAAGATCGGTCTGGTGGGGTTCTGGGACACTGTCGCCTTCGATGAGGTTGGTGGCATCAAGGTGAAGGACCAGGACATCATCCAGATCATGAAGGATTTCATGGCTAACGGGTGTTTTTCGCGCGGCGTGGAAGTCATCGCGGACGCCTCCATGGCCTTCGTCGGCAATCTCGATCTGTCTGTCGAGCAGATCGTGAACTCGGAAGTCTATGATCTCTTCCAGCCGCTGCCCAAGGAATTCGACCTCACGGTGCAGGATCGCTTCGCCACCTATCTGCCCGGTTGGGAAATGCCCAAGAACAGTAGCGAGTTTCTGACCAGCCACTACGGTTTCATCACCGACTACCTGGCCGAGGCTTTCCATCATCAGTTCAAGCAGAGCAATCGCTATGAGGAGGTCAGCCAGCGGATCAAACTGGGCAAAGCCGTCGAAGGGCGCGACGAAAAGGGGATCAAAAAGACGGTGTGCGCCTTGCTCAAGATCCTGCACCCGGATGGTCAGCCCACGGACGCCGAGTTCGACGAGTACGTGGCCTACGCCGTGGAAATGCGACGTCGGGTGAAGGAGCAGATGAACAAACGCAAGACCGACGACGAGCGACCCCTTCAACCCTGGCGCGGTCCAGGCGAACGAGCCGTGCCGTGGGCGCGGGCCTGA
- a CDS encoding DUF1840 domain-containing protein, with product MLIKFQTKAYATITMFGDVAVTLIKLMGHSGNVPGALLAEDVPNALARLKAAVAEHPNDPLDPAASTSRGSNEGQHVSLAHRALPLIELLTAAAAAGENVMWEN from the coding sequence ATGCTGATCAAATTTCAAACCAAGGCTTATGCCACCATCACCATGTTCGGCGACGTGGCCGTGACACTCATCAAGCTGATGGGGCATAGCGGAAACGTACCGGGCGCGCTTCTGGCGGAAGATGTGCCGAACGCGTTGGCACGGTTGAAGGCAGCGGTCGCGGAACACCCGAACGATCCGCTGGACCCCGCCGCCAGTACCTCGCGGGGATCGAACGAAGGTCAGCACGTCAGCCTCGCCCATCGGGCATTGCCCTTGATCGAACTGCTGACGGCCGCGGCGGCGGCGGGCGAGAATGTGATGTGGGAAAATTAA
- a CDS encoding peptidoglycan D,D-transpeptidase FtsI family protein — protein MNASLDPEVWSVLRLILQVAFFVAVFALLKSMYEVREFTRLRHLAKPTGAFRVPTILLVLLFLGLLVYQATWQLTGVFRPEFIAFMQLHDRRAFNPAHWIQRGRILDRRGEVLAYSEEILGKVYRIYPDGPAFSPVVGYTQPMFGATGMEAVATVHLNGGTAASLENWSELGRQLVIQEKRPRGQDLTLTLDADLQRLAVERLGERRGAVVLLNPNDGAIRVLASVPSYDPNQITPALFQGGDPGSPLLNRATQGLYPPGSTFKIALASLALEQGFTGTLDCPADGFTTSARYRKIRDHEYYSARNNGTLWKGSGRLNLTQALAKSSNVFFAQLGVRYGHDAFDAMTDRFQLNRQIRLHESPYGVWAMRTGQAPRLDRSDRYGLAQMSIGQGQLLVTPAYMAVMAGAVANQGLAMTPRLIEGEPPRPLARFMSEAVAGKLAPMLRKVVTEGTGRGIDQPTLAIAGKTGTAQNPQGDSHSWFVGFAPAERPELAVAVLVEQGGYGSAVAAPIARDLLLRARALGLIRE, from the coding sequence ATGAACGCGAGCCTGGATCCCGAAGTCTGGTCGGTACTGCGACTGATCCTGCAGGTCGCCTTTTTCGTGGCCGTGTTCGCGCTGCTCAAATCCATGTATGAGGTCCGCGAATTCACCCGGTTGCGGCATCTGGCCAAGCCGACGGGCGCCTTTCGCGTCCCGACGATCCTGCTGGTCCTGTTGTTTCTCGGGCTGCTTGTCTATCAGGCGACCTGGCAACTGACCGGCGTCTTCCGTCCCGAGTTCATCGCCTTCATGCAGTTGCACGACCGGCGCGCGTTCAATCCGGCCCACTGGATTCAGCGTGGACGGATTCTCGACCGCCGGGGCGAGGTGCTCGCCTACAGCGAGGAGATTCTCGGCAAGGTCTACCGGATCTATCCCGACGGGCCGGCGTTCTCGCCGGTGGTCGGCTACACGCAGCCGATGTTCGGGGCGACCGGGATGGAGGCCGTGGCGACGGTCCATCTGAATGGCGGCACGGCCGCGAGTCTGGAAAACTGGAGCGAATTGGGCCGGCAACTGGTGATCCAGGAGAAACGCCCGCGCGGACAGGATCTGACCCTGACGCTGGACGCCGACCTGCAGCGTCTCGCGGTCGAGCGGCTCGGCGAGCGCCGGGGCGCGGTGGTGCTGCTGAATCCGAACGATGGCGCGATTCGCGTGCTGGCGAGCGTTCCCTCCTACGATCCCAACCAGATCACCCCGGCGCTCTTTCAGGGCGGCGATCCCGGCTCGCCGTTGCTCAATCGCGCGACCCAGGGACTCTATCCGCCGGGCTCCACCTTCAAGATCGCCCTGGCCAGTCTGGCGCTCGAGCAGGGCTTCACGGGAACGCTCGACTGCCCGGCGGATGGTTTCACGACCTCGGCACGCTACCGTAAAATTCGCGATCACGAATATTACAGCGCACGTAACAACGGGACGCTCTGGAAGGGGTCTGGACGGCTGAATCTGACGCAGGCACTGGCGAAATCGTCCAACGTCTTTTTCGCCCAACTCGGGGTGCGGTACGGACATGATGCCTTCGACGCCATGACCGACCGGTTTCAACTCAATCGCCAGATCCGGCTCCACGAGAGTCCCTATGGCGTTTGGGCGATGCGCACCGGCCAGGCGCCGCGTCTCGATCGCTCGGATCGCTATGGTCTGGCGCAGATGTCCATCGGACAGGGGCAATTGCTGGTGACGCCGGCCTACATGGCGGTCATGGCGGGCGCGGTCGCCAACCAGGGGCTGGCGATGACGCCCCGGCTGATCGAAGGCGAACCGCCCAGACCGCTTGCCCGCTTCATGAGCGAAGCGGTCGCCGGGAAGCTCGCGCCCATGCTGCGCAAGGTCGTCACGGAGGGGACGGGGCGCGGCATCGACCAGCCGACCCTCGCCATCGCCGGCAAGACCGGCACCGCGCAGAATCCGCAAGGCGATTCGCACAGTTGGTTCGTCGGTTTCGCCCCCGCCGAGCGCCCGGAACTGGCGGTCGCCGTGCTGGTCGAGCAGGGCGGTTACGGCTCCGCGGTCGCGGCCCCGATCGCGCGCGATCTGCTGCTGCGCGCGCGGGCGTTGGGGTTGATTCGCGAGTAG
- the pyk gene encoding pyruvate kinase, whose amino-acid sequence MQLPDHKTKIVATIGPASDTLEVLTQLIEAGMNVARLNFSHGDPAYHGAVIARIREAAAVTNRRVAIMGDLPGPKMRIGDLAEEPIELQRDDPLILTTDEILGDKHRIGISFPNLLDAVQPGDRLYLNDGFILLKVVEVKGTDIHCNVRVGGELRSRKGLNLPGINLGITAFTENDHDWLRFAAEHRLDAVSQSFVATADDILAVRRAAEAMNYAPFIIAKIERADALDNLKAILTAADGIMVARGDLGVEIPIERIAVVQKQITELANHFGKPVITATQMLESMVIYRRPTRAEATDVANAILGGTDCVMLSAESAMGRYPVDAVAMLASIATHVEPERSKQPFVRAMDGFNGGERMRAVDLIAASVYHTINNSAPRAVIVPTQSGSTPRNVARFRPPVWILAFSPNPATCQSLQFSYGIHAIQVEADRPDWSRFARHWLGERGIDSGLVLLTQGPTAENPCGNYRMEILELGLDAGKICD is encoded by the coding sequence ATGCAACTGCCTGACCACAAAACCAAAATCGTCGCGACCATCGGCCCCGCGTCGGACACCCTGGAGGTGCTGACACAGCTGATCGAAGCCGGAATGAATGTGGCTCGATTAAACTTTTCGCATGGCGACCCGGCCTATCATGGCGCGGTGATCGCCCGGATTCGCGAGGCCGCGGCGGTCACGAACCGCCGCGTCGCCATCATGGGCGACCTCCCAGGCCCCAAGATGCGCATCGGCGATCTGGCCGAGGAACCCATCGAACTGCAACGCGACGATCCGCTGATCCTGACCACCGACGAGATCCTCGGGGACAAACACCGCATCGGAATCAGCTTTCCGAACCTGCTCGACGCCGTGCAACCGGGCGACCGGCTCTATCTCAACGACGGCTTCATCCTGCTCAAGGTCGTGGAGGTCAAGGGGACGGACATCCATTGCAATGTCCGTGTCGGCGGCGAACTCCGCTCCCGCAAGGGGTTGAACCTGCCCGGCATCAATCTTGGCATCACCGCCTTCACCGAGAACGATCACGACTGGCTGCGCTTCGCCGCCGAGCACCGGTTGGACGCGGTCAGTCAGTCCTTTGTCGCCACCGCCGACGACATCCTGGCCGTGCGCCGGGCCGCCGAGGCCATGAACTATGCGCCCTTCATCATCGCCAAGATCGAACGCGCCGACGCGCTAGACAACCTGAAGGCCATCCTGACCGCCGCCGACGGCATCATGGTCGCGCGCGGCGATCTAGGCGTCGAGATCCCGATCGAGCGCATCGCCGTGGTCCAGAAGCAGATCACCGAATTGGCCAATCACTTCGGCAAGCCCGTGATCACCGCCACCCAGATGCTGGAATCCATGGTGATTTACCGGAGGCCGACCCGCGCCGAGGCCACCGACGTCGCCAACGCCATCCTCGGCGGCACCGACTGCGTCATGCTCTCCGCCGAATCGGCGATGGGCCGCTACCCGGTGGACGCCGTCGCCATGCTCGCCAGCATCGCCACCCATGTCGAACCCGAGCGCAGCAAGCAGCCCTTCGTGCGCGCCATGGACGGCTTCAACGGCGGCGAGCGCATGCGCGCGGTCGACCTGATTGCCGCTAGCGTCTATCACACCATCAACAACAGCGCGCCCCGCGCCGTGATCGTCCCCACCCAATCGGGCAGCACCCCGCGCAATGTCGCGCGATTCCGTCCGCCGGTCTGGATTCTCGCCTTCAGCCCGAATCCGGCCACCTGCCAATCGCTGCAATTTTCCTATGGCATCCATGCGATTCAAGTGGAGGCGGACCGCCCGGACTGGTCCCGGTTCGCCCGCCACTGGCTTGGCGAGCGCGGCATCGACAGCGGCCTGGTTCTGCTGACCCAGGGGCCGACCGCCGAAAACCCTTGCGGAAACTATCGCATGGAGATCCTGGAATTGGGTCTTGACGCGGGCAAAATCTGCGACTGA